In Phycisphaerae bacterium, a genomic segment contains:
- a CDS encoding M56 family metallopeptidase has protein sequence MTAILNQLAERWFDWEVSMLWQVGLLIIIIAGIDLLIKKWTWPQVRYALWLLILVKLVLPPSLTSPTSFTAEIPFMVKQTAIKINQPQISPQTTQALEPAVEMMKTKTEEPLAQVRGLNRSELPQRVDMQASLSWKVYIMFVWTGGMAILAGWLVIRLGNLRREHLKNKQQSNLPERLEGLLESTAKKLRLRKVPQVILTNKVCCPAVFGVFRPVLLMPAGKLQNMTVQDAEHIFLHELAHIKRGDLFVHAVYMILQIVYWFNPLIWLARKPMQNLRELCCDATVAKLLKEKTAGYRQTLLETARQLLAEPVDPGLGLLGLFENSSWLVDRLKWLEKKSWRYRPLRIATIFILICVMSACVLPMAKFKAVPDFIIKGTVTDAKTGKPIAGAIVGDVVTYAYGKYNTTTDANGNYSYKTYYEEHILKCRAAGYKDKTDILLVKLLGEKEKEKVVNFELKATEKNILATEDTELTHSTGSGQAENIRNIKQNDFSIKLSNGTKVELIGICEHPSKGKQWWRPDAALLEESHYDDDFGKAFPRSGEKGYKFAVKFSGLAGKKVDARIIPTNFKTINGGTLLSISEKDGKENIKYIDGSPNEKVVWLGAAFDEQIKQCDLRVGVCWGQWQNDYAYEKDRSDDAVEWIDFKNVSLKPGVKTDVQIERVDKEGIRAQEHKTVDGTVEKEKLQSNQNDLSIFESYFPEDVEAGKKLDEWWENKGTINLDDDSFFELFRKGLRKCTIKYKDNFPMQYIGVKYIWNREPDDQRAIDLVYYASFSPEYKYYAVYSGLSVANPKSEKVLKRLVDIALEYHQLGRIIWGVKQSKQGNEFIAFLEPYLRSSDPVKREHADIVVKAFKGEIDWDRWEREWNQKQQTEKTIREFGNNLPEIKKTFLTGTSEERRKACKFVNRNGITLFHDSSFMAALGECAKDNDADIRAETARILGSNFVWGQNVQPAEAIEILLQLSKDQSQNVRYQAVYFGLSVITNKDEQVIKQLVEMALNESNSNDFVSRIRWGLTFGADKEIIKKHLMPYFDIKSDKHDLAKQLYKEIFKEEPSDEKEKLQNLVEDFFKHNYRDITQRKTIEWGEPIIDANGNQSIRYKYQATIWDKDKIITNQLFVFDKDEKLISFGKIEADVRLYSIDFEITKQSFLEGDSIEITEVLGSTDKIETGQTYTVKGKYDLSSADEAMLHIYATNGEIDSQQGPVIKRGSGDFTRTFTYQKEGWLHLSFYPANGGSGFGGIYFAQKGSAEKVPDISTITSNVSKSVSSGSKDLDVYIEEFSIQPYPAGGLYTVTAKIGNHGTATAPAFRMNFYKGDPKENQNLFGKPQTGSHGAGPIKPGEFWNEQSSPFAIEGGINQFTVVLDTDSSIAEANELNNSAAIKVLFENGEIIKNPR, from the coding sequence ATGACAGCGATATTAAATCAATTAGCGGAAAGATGGTTCGACTGGGAAGTGTCGATGCTCTGGCAGGTCGGCCTGCTGATTATCATCATAGCGGGGATTGACCTTTTGATAAAAAAATGGACGTGGCCGCAGGTGCGATACGCGCTTTGGCTTTTGATTCTCGTAAAACTTGTTTTACCGCCATCGCTTACTTCGCCGACAAGCTTCACGGCGGAAATTCCATTTATGGTTAAACAAACGGCGATAAAAATAAATCAACCACAAATATCACCACAGACTACCCAAGCCCTAGAACCCGCTGTTGAAATGATGAAAACAAAAACGGAAGAACCCCTGGCACAGGTCCGGGGGCTAAACAGATCGGAATTGCCACAAAGGGTTGATATGCAGGCGTCATTGTCGTGGAAGGTTTATATTATGTTCGTGTGGACGGGGGGTATGGCGATTCTGGCGGGGTGGCTGGTTATAAGATTAGGTAATCTGAGGCGGGAGCATTTAAAAAACAAGCAGCAATCGAATCTGCCGGAAAGACTGGAAGGATTATTGGAATCGACGGCTAAAAAACTGAGGCTGAGAAAAGTTCCGCAGGTGATTTTGACAAATAAGGTTTGCTGTCCGGCGGTGTTCGGCGTTTTCAGGCCGGTGCTGCTTATGCCGGCAGGCAAACTTCAAAATATGACGGTACAGGATGCCGAGCATATCTTTCTGCATGAACTTGCGCATATAAAACGCGGTGATTTATTCGTTCACGCAGTTTATATGATTCTGCAAATCGTGTACTGGTTCAATCCGCTGATTTGGCTGGCGAGAAAACCGATGCAAAACCTGAGAGAACTTTGCTGCGATGCGACTGTCGCTAAATTATTAAAAGAAAAAACAGCCGGTTATCGACAGACACTGCTTGAGACGGCCAGACAATTGTTAGCAGAGCCGGTTGACCCGGGTTTAGGATTATTAGGCCTGTTTGAAAATTCGAGCTGGCTGGTGGACAGGCTGAAATGGCTGGAGAAAAAAAGCTGGAGGTATCGGCCTTTGCGAATCGCGACGATTTTTATTTTGATATGTGTGATGTCGGCGTGTGTGCTGCCGATGGCGAAATTTAAGGCAGTTCCGGATTTTATAATCAAAGGGACAGTAACGGATGCGAAGACGGGAAAGCCGATAGCAGGGGCGATAGTCGGGGATGTCGTAACTTACGCCTACGGCAAGTATAACACTACTACCGACGCGAACGGTAATTACAGTTATAAAACGTATTACGAGGAACATATTCTGAAATGCAGGGCGGCGGGGTATAAAGATAAGACTGATATTCTGCTTGTAAAACTTTTAGGCGAGAAGGAAAAAGAAAAGGTTGTAAATTTTGAATTAAAGGCCACAGAGAAAAATATTTTAGCCACAGAGGACACAGAGCTCACCCATTCGACAGGCTCAGGGCAGGCAGAGAATATAAGAAATATTAAACAGAATGATTTTTCAATAAAACTTTCCAACGGCACAAAAGTCGAGCTTATCGGTATTTGTGAGCATCCGAGCAAAGGCAAACAATGGTGGCGGCCGGATGCGGCTTTGTTGGAAGAATCTCATTATGATGATGACTTTGGAAAAGCGTTTCCGAGAAGTGGCGAAAAAGGTTATAAATTTGCTGTAAAATTTAGTGGCTTGGCAGGAAAGAAAGTTGACGCCAGGATTATTCCCACCAATTTCAAGACTATAAATGGTGGGACTTTGTTAAGTATTAGTGAAAAGGATGGCAAAGAAAATATTAAATATATTGATGGTTCACCCAATGAAAAAGTCGTCTGGCTTGGTGCTGCTTTTGATGAACAGATAAAGCAATGTGATCTTAGAGTTGGTGTTTGCTGGGGGCAATGGCAAAATGATTATGCATACGAAAAGGATCGATCTGATGATGCAGTTGAATGGATAGACTTTAAAAATGTTTCACTAAAGCCGGGAGTTAAGACGGATGTGCAGATTGAAAGAGTTGATAAAGAGGGCATAAGAGCACAAGAGCATAAGACCGTAGACGGAACAGTTGAAAAAGAAAAATTGCAAAGTAATCAAAACGACTTGTCAATATTTGAATCATATTTTCCTGAAGATGTGGAAGCCGGTAAGAAATTAGATGAATGGTGGGAAAATAAAGGCACAATAAATCTGGATGATGATTCATTTTTTGAGCTTTTTCGTAAAGGATTAAGAAAATGCACAATCAAATATAAAGACAATTTTCCTATGCAATATATCGGCGTGAAATATATTTGGAACAGAGAACCTGACGATCAAAGAGCGATCGATTTAGTTTATTATGCAAGCTTTAGTCCAGAGTACAAATATTATGCGGTTTATAGCGGGCTGTCTGTTGCTAATCCTAAATCTGAAAAAGTTCTCAAACGTCTCGTTGACATTGCTTTGGAATACCATCAACTTGGGCGGATTATCTGGGGGGTAAAGCAATCGAAACAAGGGAATGAATTCATAGCTTTTCTTGAGCCTTATTTACGCAGTTCCGATCCTGTAAAACGAGAGCATGCAGATATAGTTGTTAAAGCTTTTAAAGGTGAAATTGACTGGGACAGGTGGGAAAGAGAGTGGAATCAAAAACAACAAACTGAAAAGACAATTCGTGAATTCGGTAATAATTTGCCGGAAATTAAAAAAACATTTTTAACAGGTACAAGCGAGGAGAGACGCAAAGCCTGCAAATTTGTAAACCGAAATGGAATAACATTGTTTCATGACAGTAGTTTTATGGCTGCTTTAGGTGAATGCGCTAAAGATAATGATGCAGACATTCGAGCAGAAACCGCTCGTATTCTTGGCAGTAATTTTGTTTGGGGACAAAATGTTCAGCCGGCAGAAGCAATTGAAATATTACTACAATTATCAAAAGACCAAAGCCAAAATGTTCGATACCAGGCGGTTTATTTTGGGCTTTCGGTTATTACCAACAAGGATGAGCAAGTTATCAAACAGCTTGTAGAAATGGCTTTAAACGAAAGTAATTCGAATGATTTTGTAAGTAGAATTAGATGGGGACTTACTTTTGGTGCAGATAAAGAAATTATAAAAAAACATCTAATGCCCTATTTTGATATTAAAAGCGATAAGCATGATTTAGCCAAACAGCTCTATAAAGAAATATTCAAGGAAGAACCTTCAGATGAAAAAGAAAAGCTGCAAAATCTGGTTGAAGACTTTTTTAAGCATAATTACAGGGATATTACCCAAAGAAAAACTATCGAATGGGGCGAGCCGATAATTGACGCTAACGGCAACCAATCAATACGTTATAAATATCAGGCGACTATCTGGGATAAAGACAAAATAATTACGAACCAGCTTTTTGTTTTTGATAAAGATGAAAAGCTGATTTCATTCGGTAAAATAGAGGCGGATGTACGGTTATATTCAATCGACTTTGAAATAACAAAACAGTCATTTTTAGAAGGCGATTCAATCGAAATTACTGAAGTTCTCGGCAGCACAGATAAAATTGAAACCGGTCAAACTTATACGGTAAAAGGAAAATATGATTTGTCTTCCGCCGATGAGGCGATGCTCCATATTTACGCTACTAACGGCGAAATTGACAGCCAGCAAGGCCCTGTAATAAAACGCGGCAGCGGCGATTTTACCAGAACCTTTACTTATCAGAAAGAAGGCTGGCTTCATTTGAGCTTTTATCCGGCCAACGGCGGTAGCGGCTTTGGCGGTATATATTTTGCTCAAAAAGGTTCTGCGGAAAAAGTGCCGGATATTTCAACTATTACATCAAATGTCTCGAAATCAGTCAGTAGTGGAAGTAAAGACTTAGATGTTTATATTGAAGAATTCAGTATCCAGCCTTATCCGGCAGGGGGATTATATACGGTAACGGCGAAAATCGGAAATCACGGAACTGCGACCGCCCCTGCATTCAGAATGAATTTTTACAAGGGAGACCCGAAAGAAAATCAGAATCTTTTCGGCAAGCCGCAAACCGGCAGCCACGGCGCAGGGCCAATCAAGCCGGGCGAGTTTTGGAATGAGCAAAGTTCACCTTTTGCGATTGAAGGAGGCATAAATCAATTTACCGTTGTTCTTGATACGGACAGCAGTATTGCTGAAGCTAATGAACTTAACAATTCGGCAGCAATAAAGGTTTTATTTGAAAACGGGGAAATTATAAAAAACCCCCGGTGA
- a CDS encoding BlaI/MecI/CopY family transcriptional regulator, translated as MKLTDTEWQIMNCLWERYPATARGIAERLPKEINWAYTTIKTLLTRLAEKGAVKESKKGNTSLYEPIVSRQTARRSALASLANQAFDGAFGPLMHFLVEEKKISANERKEIVKMLEKGLATEKENTNLSHREHRGHREK; from the coding sequence ATGAAACTTACAGATACGGAATGGCAGATAATGAATTGTCTGTGGGAAAGGTATCCCGCGACTGCGCGGGGGATCGCAGAGAGACTGCCTAAGGAAATTAACTGGGCATATACCACGATAAAAACGCTTCTGACCAGACTGGCGGAAAAAGGCGCAGTCAAAGAAAGCAAAAAAGGAAATACAAGTCTTTACGAACCAATCGTCAGCAGACAAACCGCAAGGCGCAGTGCACTGGCATCTCTCGCTAATCAGGCCTTTGACGGGGCGTTCGGGCCGCTGATGCATTTTCTGGTGGAAGAGAAAAAAATATCGGCAAATGAGAGAAAAGAAATTGTAAAAATGCTGGAAAAAGGTTTGGCCACAGAGAAAGAAAATACTAATTTAAGCCACAGAGAGCACAGAGGACACAGAGAAAAGTAA
- a CDS encoding PEP-CTERM sorting domain-containing protein: protein MKFYYGVFTICVLLTFFGLACAQSDYAILVQESPAGAGVIKPGVGVHTVGINETITLTTVPNTGWKFVYWLGDVQDPTANRTKVNVNGPKIIIAVFERDEYAMLSPAGPQISVGPPGLYPNYVYSRGGEYTGGGSRRYDPPDYPPYNPPEEPENMPPPVPEEIPEPATMMLLGLGTYLISIKRKK from the coding sequence ATGAAGTTTTATTATGGGGTGTTTACGATTTGTGTTCTTTTAACTTTCTTTGGATTGGCCTGTGCTCAGAGTGACTATGCCATACTCGTGCAGGAAAGTCCCGCCGGTGCCGGCGTTATTAAGCCGGGCGTTGGCGTACACACAGTTGGAATTAACGAAACTATTACACTTACAACCGTTCCAAATACCGGCTGGAAATTCGTTTACTGGCTTGGCGATGTGCAGGACCCGACTGCAAACAGAACCAAAGTAAATGTTAACGGCCCAAAAATTATCATCGCAGTTTTCGAAAGAGATGAATATGCGATGTTATCGCCTGCCGGGCCGCAGATTAGCGTAGGCCCGCCGGGATTGTACCCAAACTATGTATATAGCAGAGGCGGAGAATATACCGGCGGCGGTTCAAGAAGATATGATCCCCCGGATTATCCGCCATATAATCCTCCGGAAGAACCGGAAAATATGCCGCCGCCAGTGCCAGAAGAAATTCCGGAACCTGCAACAATGATGCTTTTAGGCCTGGGAACTTATCTTATATCAATAAAGAGAAAAAAATAA
- a CDS encoding PEP-CTERM sorting domain-containing protein (PEP-CTERM proteins occur, often in large numbers, in the proteomes of bacteria that also encode an exosortase, a predicted intramembrane cysteine proteinase. The presence of a PEP-CTERM domain at a protein's C-terminus predicts cleavage within the sorting domain, followed by covalent anchoring to some some component of the (usually Gram-negative) cell surface. Many PEP-CTERM proteins exhibit an unusual sequence composition that includes large numbers of potential glycosylation sites. Expression of one such protein has been shown restore the ability of a bacterium to form floc, a type of biofilm.), producing MRKNHTKTLKLVGLLMMTLLLQTIAKAGYYLPESSTWQGSRYYNENNVYAYVEYAVYDSEASNYYPVLDGQADRFPKPGTGRYIYAYQVLNLSSTLPPIATFKLLGGDPSAADYIGYVDDENGGLVPDNFGGSFIWEFTNGYFTANEHSAFMVFTTDSAPIAGEISISTEYGMEPPISPDAVTADAASIPEPATIALLSIGAFMYRKKFTK from the coding sequence ATGAGAAAAAACCATACCAAAACACTTAAATTGGTTGGGCTCCTTATGATGACACTGCTGCTGCAAACAATAGCGAAAGCCGGATACTACCTGCCCGAAAGTTCAACATGGCAGGGCTCTCGTTATTACAATGAGAACAACGTATATGCTTATGTTGAATATGCCGTCTATGATTCTGAAGCCTCGAATTATTACCCTGTACTGGACGGTCAGGCTGACAGATTTCCCAAACCCGGCACGGGCCGATACATCTATGCCTATCAGGTATTAAATCTTAGCAGCACTTTGCCGCCGATAGCAACTTTCAAACTTCTTGGCGGCGACCCCTCCGCTGCAGATTATATCGGCTATGTAGATGACGAAAATGGCGGCCTGGTCCCGGACAATTTCGGCGGTTCTTTTATATGGGAATTTACAAATGGTTATTTTACAGCTAATGAACATTCCGCATTTATGGTATTCACCACCGATTCAGCTCCGATTGCAGGCGAAATCAGTATCTCGACGGAATACGGCATGGAACCCCCAATCTCTCCCGATGCCGTTACAGCAGATGCCGCTTCAATACCGGAGCCTGCTACAATAGCTCTACTCTCAATTGGTGCTTTTATGTATCGTAAAAAATTTACTAAATAA
- a CDS encoding AP2 domain-containing protein, protein MRILFAPLLLYRKYKYDHPFMRIELTQNQYAIVDFDDFCKLTRFEWYAYDNGNTFYAVRPGFYNGFPCFIRMHRVIMNAKRGVVIDHIDHNGLNNCKYNLRPATPAENRLNNRRGFNSPTSKYKGVFYDKRRNKFRAVISIDGKKKHLGYFDNEIDAAKAYDKAARESRGRFAVLNFE, encoded by the coding sequence ATGCGCATATTATTCGCCCCGCTGCTTCTCTATCGAAAATACAAATACGACCATCCTTTTATGCGCATCGAACTAACACAGAACCAATATGCCATCGTTGACTTCGACGATTTTTGCAAACTCACCCGTTTCGAATGGTACGCCTATGACAACGGCAATACTTTTTACGCCGTCCGTCCCGGCTTCTACAATGGTTTCCCCTGCTTTATCCGGATGCACCGCGTCATTATGAACGCAAAAAGAGGCGTTGTCATCGACCACATCGACCATAACGGCCTTAACAATTGCAAATACAATTTACGGCCTGCCACCCCCGCCGAAAACAGATTGAACAACCGCCGCGGCTTCAACAGCCCCACATCCAAATACAAAGGCGTTTTCTACGACAAACGCCGAAACAAATTCCGCGCCGTCATTTCTATCGATGGAAAGAAAAAACATCTCGGCTACTTCGACAATGAAATCGATGCCGCAAAGGCGTACGACAAGGCGGCAAGGGAATCTCGCGGCAGATTTGCAGTTTTGAATTTCGAATAA
- a CDS encoding class I SAM-dependent methyltransferase — MKREYWNSLANNYEDEIFSVLDNDKKHLILKLIKKYGSSAKTVSDYGCGIGHFLPMLSANFGRVLAIDISGKFIARAKNKYKHLSNIEYITADLAKAGLRLEKTHFAFSVNMLIMPALAPRVRILDVMAGHILKNGYMVLVVPSLESAGLVDFRLIEWNLRNGVRPGSAARASFGDAKKSDGGLHQGIAPIDGVPTKHYLKEELAAILESRNMRVMDIRKIEYPWNTEFDLPPRWMKEPYPWDWLVTAQKMK; from the coding sequence ATGAAACGAGAATACTGGAACAGTCTGGCAAATAACTACGAAGATGAAATCTTCAGCGTATTGGACAATGATAAAAAACATCTGATTCTAAAACTCATTAAGAAATACGGCTCATCAGCAAAAACAGTCAGCGATTACGGCTGCGGAATTGGGCACTTTCTGCCGATGCTGTCGGCAAATTTCGGCCGGGTTTTAGCAATAGATATATCCGGCAAGTTCATAGCGAGAGCGAAAAACAAATACAAACATCTGTCGAATATCGAATATATAACAGCCGATTTGGCAAAGGCAGGCCTGCGGCTCGAAAAAACTCATTTCGCTTTTAGCGTAAATATGCTGATTATGCCGGCACTTGCGCCGAGGGTGCGAATACTTGATGTTATGGCCGGGCATATTTTGAAAAACGGGTATATGGTGCTCGTTGTGCCTTCGCTCGAGTCTGCGGGGCTTGTCGATTTCCGCCTGATTGAGTGGAACCTTCGCAATGGGGTCCGGCCGGGCTCGGCTGCTCGCGCAAGTTTCGGCGATGCGAAAAAATCCGATGGCGGCCTGCATCAGGGGATTGCTCCTATTGACGGCGTTCCAACCAAGCATTATCTGAAAGAAGAGCTTGCGGCGATTTTGGAGAGCAGGAATATGCGGGTTATGGATATTCGCAAAATCGAGTACCCGTGGAATACGGAGTTTGACTTGCCGCCGCGATGGATGAAAGAACCATATCCGTGGGACTGGCTGGTTACGGCGCAGAAGATGAAATAA
- a CDS encoding serine protease has translation MGLSDTYEKVKPSIVAFTSKYSVFTNPEDLNEKNLSFPPIIGTGFIINKNGIIVTNDHVAEEIKKPCALPCAKKGECAYQATIFKITEEYLVQAPLEILEIYQPEKLKTKGLYYGPNKPDIAIVLVKARDLPALELDTSELREGVEVATAGFPMGKDLLTAPGYLHQITPTLQKGIISAVLPFQGAIPHAYAVNIMVQGGASGSPVFLPESGTVIGIIDSSLIDSVESIQKDTYQIPTNISYATPSYHISNFLKEVEGNYSFKLPQDTKTFDDLIANTEKKIVRPHQPYPNCKIIKMEIRNRPCPPAL, from the coding sequence ATGGGTCTTTCAGATACTTACGAAAAGGTAAAACCTAGTATAGTTGCTTTCACCTCAAAATATTCGGTATTTACCAATCCTGAAGACTTAAATGAGAAGAATCTTTCTTTTCCACCAATAATTGGCACAGGTTTTATTATTAATAAAAACGGAATTATCGTCACGAATGATCACGTAGCGGAAGAAATAAAAAAACCTTGTGCATTACCTTGTGCCAAAAAAGGTGAATGTGCTTATCAAGCGACCATTTTTAAAATCACAGAAGAATATCTTGTACAAGCACCTCTTGAAATATTAGAAATATACCAGCCTGAAAAACTTAAGACAAAGGGATTGTATTACGGGCCAAACAAACCAGATATAGCGATTGTTCTGGTAAAAGCTAGAGATTTGCCCGCCTTAGAATTGGATACTTCGGAATTGAGAGAGGGTGTTGAAGTAGCCACAGCGGGATTTCCAATGGGAAAAGATCTACTTACTGCGCCAGGCTATCTTCATCAAATAACCCCAACTTTGCAAAAAGGTATAATCAGTGCTGTACTGCCTTTTCAGGGAGCCATTCCACATGCTTATGCTGTAAATATTATGGTGCAAGGTGGTGCAAGCGGTTCACCTGTTTTCCTACCTGAAAGTGGAACAGTAATCGGAATTATAGATAGTTCTTTGATAGATTCAGTAGAAAGTATTCAAAAAGATACCTATCAAATACCAACAAATATTAGCTATGCTACACCTTCGTATCATATATCCAATTTCCTTAAAGAAGTTGAGGGTAATTATTCTTTTAAATTACCCCAAGATACAAAAACTTTTGATGATTTAATCGCTAATACAGAAAAAAAAATAGTGCGACCACATCAACCATATCCAAATTGTAAGATAATTAAAATGGAAATTAGGAATAGACCGTGTCCGCCTGCCCTGTGA
- a CDS encoding co-chaperone GroES, whose protein sequence is MPEKEINNPELKPIETVEPIGKRVLIRKDEDKKETKGGIKLPDNIEIPTITGRVVAVSAEVENMPEIPLKQYDKVLFNPKGAIPVDFEGDNKLFVVEVENIVAVFRRS, encoded by the coding sequence ATGCCTGAAAAAGAGATAAATAATCCCGAATTAAAGCCCATAGAAACAGTCGAACCAATCGGCAAAAGAGTCCTCATCCGTAAAGATGAAGATAAAAAAGAAACCAAAGGCGGTATCAAACTCCCCGACAATATCGAAATACCAACTATCACCGGCAGAGTAGTAGCGGTCTCTGCCGAGGTGGAAAATATGCCGGAAATCCCCCTCAAACAATACGATAAAGTCCTGTTCAATCCAAAAGGCGCTATACCAGTCGACTTCGAAGGAGATAATAAACTGTTCGTCGTTGAAGTGGAAAACATCGTTGCGGTCTTTCGTAGGTCGTAA